The proteins below come from a single Candidatus Neomarinimicrobiota bacterium genomic window:
- a CDS encoding ADP-ribosylglycohydrolase family protein, with protein sequence MSPIKKLNMSQQQYQSRAEACLVGLAIGDAFGDAARDPENQFLYGITMDWPEKPTFSTDDTEFALLSAEILINSNGKPTPEHVLAAWKEHVLVEDELKRGGASEREAAANIRKGLTAPETGKYNAYSRSDGAAMRSAPMGIVAAGDPVLAAELARIDAEISHADDGVWGAQAVAAATAVAIDGGTVDEIIAEARKWAPVGSWFKHSFDVAFAILEEFDYNIERSWMPLHKALRCEYKASVPEAVVSAFAVFKLTRGEFKQGMIYAGNFGRDTDTIGAIVGALSGASKGMEAIPEAWIGNVRKPHGTCLQFTAKQDLFEVARKLINLR encoded by the coding sequence ATGTCACCAATAAAAAAGCTTAACATGAGTCAACAACAATATCAATCCCGCGCTGAGGCTTGTCTCGTTGGTCTTGCCATTGGCGATGCCTTTGGGGATGCGGCTCGCGATCCCGAAAACCAATTTTTGTACGGCATCACCATGGATTGGCCGGAAAAACCAACCTTCAGTACAGATGATACTGAATTTGCACTGCTTAGTGCTGAGATTCTGATCAATTCCAATGGGAAACCAACTCCGGAACATGTATTAGCAGCCTGGAAAGAGCACGTTCTGGTGGAAGATGAACTCAAACGTGGAGGAGCCAGTGAGCGTGAAGCTGCTGCCAATATCCGTAAAGGATTAACCGCTCCAGAAACGGGGAAGTACAATGCCTACTCCAGGAGTGACGGCGCCGCTATGCGCTCAGCACCCATGGGGATCGTGGCTGCTGGCGATCCAGTGTTGGCTGCTGAATTAGCCCGTATTGATGCAGAGATCAGCCATGCGGATGATGGCGTTTGGGGCGCTCAAGCAGTAGCGGCTGCAACAGCGGTTGCGATTGATGGCGGAACCGTGGACGAGATCATTGCTGAAGCCCGAAAGTGGGCGCCGGTCGGCAGTTGGTTCAAACATTCTTTTGATGTGGCTTTTGCCATACTTGAGGAATTTGATTATAATATTGAACGCTCCTGGATGCCGCTCCATAAAGCGTTGCGGTGTGAGTATAAAGCATCGGTGCCGGAAGCTGTGGTTTCGGCATTTGCAGTTTTCAAATTAACTCGAGGTGAATTCAAACAAGGGATGATCTATGCTGGTAATTTCGGGCGCGATACTGACACCATTGGTGCGATTGTAGGCGCACTATCAGGAGCCTCTAAAGGAATGGAAGCCATTCCTGAAGCATGGATTGGAAATGTACGTAAACCGCATGGGACTTGTCTACAGTTTACCGCGAAACAAGATCTATTTGAAGTAGCCCGGAAGTTGATAAATCTGAGATAA
- a CDS encoding T9SS type A sorting domain-containing protein has product MRSILGFLVIILVSCQAQVVPEYHNISTEYTKTIDLDYLLYVPADYRPNEAWPLVFYLTGMESVDDINLIRNYGPPQLVEMGMGHDFFIVAPQLPGDEHWDPDALKALLEEVESNYHIDEFQRFITGIGDRGGWGVFEFGVSYPGIFQRFAPMGAPACTEICRLGEVSTWMFHGAQDSLVPIEDPENMLFEMQTYCGTTEDQLTIYDDLGHEVWEQGYSEEGFWEWFVGTAPSFTGSPAVALHETFSTEISKEIDDDYLLYLPAGYNSNNENWPLVLFLHGSGSAIQNIDEIRQGGPPLLYEQGMNSDFLLLCPQLHANVHWDVDRVNVLTQYIIETYRVDASRIYITGLSRGGFGTWEYAVSYPDLFAAVVPIAARDVPGVERLVNSNIAIFHGALDNGVPWQGSQFMFNRLAAVGANVQLTLFEGVGHNAWDPAYNSEGLWLWLLNQHNDQVSVENVDLNPTDILLAGNFPNPFNPSTTISYSLPFQTKITLKIFDMLGHEVLTLLDGADDQGEHTVQWNGTDRSGAPVSTGMYFCRLQAGNDSRTIKMVFLQ; this is encoded by the coding sequence ATGAGAAGTATACTCGGTTTTTTAGTGATCATCCTGGTTTCATGTCAAGCTCAGGTTGTTCCTGAGTACCACAACATCTCTACTGAATACACCAAGACCATTGATCTGGATTACTTGCTCTATGTCCCAGCCGATTATCGACCAAATGAAGCCTGGCCATTGGTTTTTTATCTCACGGGTATGGAGAGTGTTGATGATATTAATTTGATTAGAAATTATGGTCCACCTCAACTCGTAGAAATGGGGATGGGACATGACTTTTTTATTGTCGCTCCCCAGCTACCAGGAGATGAGCATTGGGATCCCGATGCCCTGAAAGCTCTTTTGGAGGAAGTTGAAAGTAATTATCATATCGATGAATTTCAACGCTTCATCACAGGCATTGGTGATCGGGGAGGTTGGGGTGTTTTTGAGTTTGGGGTCAGTTACCCGGGAATATTTCAGCGTTTTGCTCCAATGGGAGCACCTGCCTGCACTGAGATATGCCGCCTGGGTGAGGTTTCGACCTGGATGTTTCATGGTGCCCAGGATTCTCTGGTTCCCATCGAAGATCCAGAGAATATGCTCTTTGAAATGCAGACCTACTGCGGTACGACAGAGGATCAACTGACCATCTATGATGATCTCGGGCACGAAGTATGGGAACAAGGTTACTCTGAGGAAGGATTTTGGGAATGGTTTGTAGGAACAGCCCCGTCCTTTACCGGTAGTCCCGCTGTAGCCCTGCACGAAACATTCTCAACTGAGATTTCAAAAGAAATTGACGATGATTATCTGCTATATCTACCTGCTGGTTACAACAGTAATAATGAGAATTGGCCTTTGGTATTATTTCTCCATGGATCGGGCAGTGCGATCCAAAATATTGATGAAATCAGACAGGGGGGCCCCCCTTTGCTTTACGAGCAGGGTATGAATTCAGATTTTTTGCTCCTGTGTCCTCAGCTTCATGCCAATGTGCACTGGGACGTGGATCGCGTGAATGTATTGACTCAGTATATCATTGAAACCTATCGAGTTGATGCAAGTCGTATTTATATCACCGGTTTGAGTCGAGGCGGTTTTGGAACATGGGAATATGCTGTGAGTTACCCCGATCTGTTTGCGGCTGTAGTCCCCATCGCGGCTCGTGACGTACCTGGAGTGGAACGCTTGGTCAATTCAAATATTGCAATATTCCATGGAGCTCTGGATAACGGTGTCCCCTGGCAGGGGTCACAGTTTATGTTTAATCGATTGGCTGCTGTTGGTGCCAACGTCCAGCTTACTTTGTTTGAGGGGGTGGGTCACAATGCCTGGGATCCAGCCTACAACTCTGAGGGACTATGGCTATGGCTATTGAATCAACACAATGATCAGGTTTCAGTTGAAAATGTTGATTTAAACCCCACGGATATTCTGCTGGCTGGTAATTTCCCCAATCCTTTTAATCCAAGCACTACTATTAGTTATAGTCTACCCTTTCAGACTAAGATCACATTGAAGATCTTCGATATGTTGGGTCATGAGGTTCTCACGCTTCTGGATGGAGCAGATGACCAGGGTGAACACACAGTCCAATGGAATGGAACGGATAGATCAGGAGCTCCCGTTAGTACAGGTATGTATTTTTGTCGTCTGCAAGCAGGGAATGATTCCAGGACGATCAAAATGGTATTTCTGCAATAA
- a CDS encoding type II secretion system F family protein: MEQFRYTLATLKGKPIKGILEAASKKAAKTAAIEFATKRNLTFQSIEKKATFLYKAQKPGQEITRGEQQAFAKEEVQTALERLGFRVLSVNKKLLDFKGKVPSSEVSSWIRLCADLLKENLPYDEILSLLGEDTPNVRLKETIKQIQQDLKEGKEGGEVFGKHEDVFGKFPAYMLAVASTSGNMRSVYESTAKFMARDEEFKRNLRKTLVSPFVTLGAIFLVVIYYVMVIFPETASMFEKFGKPLPPMTAKTMALSNFLSDNWMILAAVTLIPLTALIFYIRTPKGKLWKDKIVIRIPVIGELLHKTSIEIFARVFHSLYSGSGENIEVIRIASEACRNSYIAHQMNEVGIPMMLGEGKGIVEAMEATGVFTKTAISRFRSGAESGALRTNALQLANYYETETGYRMDRVVGSINGMVTMVIMSVMIGLTLVSSETSVM, from the coding sequence ATGGAGCAATTCAGATACACCTTAGCCACTCTTAAAGGAAAGCCGATCAAGGGCATCCTTGAGGCTGCTAGCAAAAAAGCCGCAAAAACAGCCGCCATAGAATTCGCGACGAAACGGAATCTCACATTCCAGAGTATCGAAAAAAAGGCGACTTTTCTATATAAAGCCCAAAAACCTGGCCAGGAAATTACCCGAGGTGAACAACAAGCCTTTGCCAAGGAAGAAGTCCAAACTGCTCTGGAACGGCTGGGGTTCAGGGTGCTCAGTGTCAATAAGAAACTATTGGATTTCAAGGGCAAGGTTCCATCCAGTGAAGTTTCCAGTTGGATTCGCTTATGCGCGGATCTGCTCAAAGAGAATTTGCCCTATGATGAGATCTTATCCCTGCTTGGTGAGGATACCCCCAATGTTCGCCTCAAAGAAACCATCAAACAGATCCAGCAGGATCTTAAGGAAGGTAAAGAAGGGGGCGAGGTCTTTGGAAAACATGAGGATGTATTTGGAAAATTTCCGGCTTATATGTTGGCTGTAGCATCAACCAGTGGCAACATGCGCAGTGTTTACGAAAGCACTGCAAAGTTCATGGCTCGTGATGAAGAATTTAAACGTAATTTAAGAAAGACACTGGTGTCCCCGTTTGTTACCCTGGGTGCCATTTTTCTTGTAGTAATCTACTATGTGATGGTCATTTTTCCTGAAACAGCCTCTATGTTTGAAAAATTTGGCAAACCTTTACCACCCATGACAGCCAAAACGATGGCTTTGAGTAATTTCCTTTCCGATAACTGGATGATTCTGGCAGCAGTGACCCTGATTCCGCTGACAGCCCTTATCTTCTACATAAGAACCCCCAAGGGTAAACTTTGGAAGGATAAGATTGTCATTAGAATACCGGTCATTGGAGAACTGCTACACAAGACCAGCATTGAAATATTTGCTCGCGTATTCCACTCACTTTACAGTGGTTCCGGTGAGAATATTGAGGTGATCCGAATCGCCTCTGAAGCATGTCGCAACTCTTATATAGCGCACCAGATGAATGAGGTTGGCATCCCTATGATGCTGGGGGAAGGTAAAGGGATTGTAGAAGCCATGGAAGCCACCGGTGTCTTCACCAAGACCGCCATTTCCCGTTTCCGGTCTGGAGCAGAATCGGGAGCGTTACGCACTAATGCGTTGCAATTGGCAAACTATTATGAAACTGAAACAGGCTATCGGATGGATCGGGTCGTTGGTTCGATAAATGGAATGGTCACGATGGTCATTATGTCTGTCATGATCGGGTTGACCCTGGTTTCCTCTGAAACGTCAGTAATGTAG
- a CDS encoding ATPase, T2SS/T4P/T4SS family, with translation MAKIGDILVRRGVISQDILKQALEIQQTEPANSRRQLGKIFYEDLGVDQHAVLHELSFIFAIKEVEINADDLNEEQIEFIDSVFDSRSDAVRATMIRAKMVPLSVNGQGGDAVLTIIAADPTDPEVTSMAEQLPFGNFEIVYSRVENVDAILNKVLSSHNDFLGLLDEINYDEETHIDEDEVDEAALDAEINQSALTALVEGVLIEAVRQDVSDIHVVPKPGNITEINFRIDGKLETWHSQKGVKPEAISAVFKDKTRNVDRFERDMAQDGFIQRKIDDYLIRYRVSIIPIVGSEFDRKLESIVIRILDDRKVITDLNKLGLQKQALLDFKKSINKPSGIVIVTGPTGSGKSTTLVAALHAVITPEKCVLTVEDPVEYLIHGSRQLKISDKMGFDAAIRAILRHDPDIVLVGEIRDLKTAETAMKLANTGHLTFSTLHTNDAPSAVSRLYKMGIEPFLIASSVSLILAQRLVRRLCKDCKTPLTEEHFDSARALGFTEQELQEFTLYEPVGCDNCRHGYKGRTAVMESLYFTSEIKKMIVASGDQIDEDAIREEAIKNGMLTLRASGRERIKEGITSIEEIVAVTVEDEE, from the coding sequence ATGGCCAAGATCGGTGATATCCTAGTTAGAAGGGGCGTGATTTCTCAGGATATCCTAAAACAAGCCCTGGAAATTCAGCAAACTGAGCCAGCTAATAGTCGTCGGCAGCTTGGTAAGATATTCTATGAAGATCTGGGTGTGGATCAACATGCGGTACTGCATGAACTATCATTTATTTTTGCCATCAAAGAGGTTGAGATCAACGCTGATGATCTCAATGAGGAGCAAATAGAATTTATCGATAGCGTTTTTGATAGTCGCAGTGATGCGGTTCGAGCAACCATGATTCGCGCTAAAATGGTGCCCCTCAGTGTTAATGGTCAGGGAGGAGACGCTGTTTTAACCATAATTGCTGCTGATCCTACTGATCCAGAAGTGACCTCTATGGCTGAGCAATTACCTTTTGGTAATTTTGAGATCGTCTATAGCCGTGTAGAAAATGTTGATGCAATTCTTAATAAAGTACTATCCAGCCATAATGACTTCCTGGGCTTGTTGGATGAGATCAATTATGATGAAGAGACTCATATCGATGAAGATGAAGTAGATGAGGCAGCCCTTGATGCAGAGATCAATCAAAGCGCCCTTACCGCCCTGGTCGAAGGAGTCTTGATCGAGGCTGTACGACAGGATGTCAGTGATATCCATGTGGTCCCGAAACCAGGCAATATCACAGAGATTAACTTTCGAATAGATGGGAAACTGGAAACCTGGCATTCCCAAAAAGGGGTAAAGCCTGAAGCAATATCAGCAGTATTTAAGGATAAAACTCGCAATGTCGATCGTTTTGAACGTGATATGGCTCAAGATGGTTTTATTCAAAGGAAGATCGATGACTACCTGATCCGTTATCGCGTTTCCATTATACCCATTGTAGGTTCCGAATTTGACCGGAAGCTGGAAAGTATTGTTATCCGAATCCTGGATGACCGTAAAGTAATTACAGATCTGAATAAGCTGGGACTTCAGAAACAAGCACTGCTCGATTTTAAAAAGTCTATTAACAAGCCCTCTGGTATCGTGATTGTGACAGGACCTACTGGAAGTGGTAAAAGTACCACGCTGGTGGCTGCCCTGCATGCCGTTATCACTCCTGAAAAATGTGTATTGACCGTTGAAGATCCGGTGGAATATCTGATCCATGGCTCACGTCAATTGAAGATTAGCGATAAAATGGGTTTTGATGCCGCTATCCGAGCTATCCTCAGACACGATCCAGATATTGTCTTGGTAGGTGAAATACGTGATCTTAAAACAGCGGAGACAGCCATGAAGTTGGCCAATACCGGTCACCTCACCTTTTCCACCTTGCATACAAATGATGCTCCCAGTGCTGTATCCCGACTCTATAAAATGGGTATCGAACCCTTTCTAATTGCCTCATCAGTCAGTTTAATATTGGCTCAGCGACTGGTTCGCAGACTTTGCAAGGATTGCAAAACACCCCTGACGGAGGAACACTTTGATTCAGCCCGGGCTTTGGGTTTCACTGAACAGGAGCTACAGGAATTCACCCTTTATGAACCCGTTGGTTGTGATAACTGTCGTCACGGCTATAAAGGTCGTACGGCTGTGATGGAATCATTGTATTTTACCTCAGAGATAAAGAAGATGATCGTTGCTTCGGGAGACCAGATCGATGAGGATGCTATTAGAGAAGAGGCTATTAAAAATGGCATGTTGACCTTGCGGGCTTCAGGACGGGAACGAATCAAAGAGGGCATCACCTCTATTGAAGAAATTGTGGCTGTCACCGTTGAGGATGAGGAATAG